A region of Bombyx mori chromosome 13, ASM3026992v2 DNA encodes the following proteins:
- the Pp gene encoding paralytic peptide precursor has translation MKCSVFILCCAVLILNDAGPVNAGVNGFFNDLRRGISQVEEDLSDRLIFRDDDNDQYNYNNAVNRPVYPTESVSSGSVQRGVVEFVTQPTIVPTPTSAGKTTTEKEGRENFVGGCATGFKRTADGRCKPTF, from the coding sequence ATGAAGTGTTcggtttttattttgtgttgtgCCGTTTTAATATTGAATGACGCTGGTCCGGTCAATGCTGGAGTAAACGGTTTCTTCAATGATCTCCGACGAGGAATTAGCCAAGTTGAAGAAGATTTATCGGATAGATTGATTTTCCGAGACGATGATAACGACCAATATAACTACAATAATGCCGTGAATCGACCGGTTTATCCAACTGAAAGTGTATCGTCTGGTTCAGTGCAACGTGGCGTAGTGGAATTTGTTACCCAGCCCACTATCGTGCCTACTCCAACATCAGCAGGCAAAACAACAACAGAAAAGGAAGGCAGAGAAAATTTTGTAGGAGGCTGTGCTACAGGCTTTAAGAGAACTGCTGATGGCAGATGTAAACCTACCTTTTGA